In Flavobacterium lacustre, a genomic segment contains:
- a CDS encoding ATP-grasp domain-containing protein: MENPKTFICISNYFKGADFLIHLKNLGNKVYLVTSEKLRNSPWPKEHIDEIFYMEGQDIEWNLEHLLLGVGNLMKSTKIDAIVALDDYDVEKATYLRENLRIDGMGQTTGRYFRDKLAMRMRAKSCGISIPAFCSLFNDHDINTFADTIPAPWVLKPRSEASANGIIKVYDKESLWIHINEMGNNRFKYLLEQFKPGDVYHCDSLILDRKILFSLTSKYLATPMEISQGGGVFRSATIPYDSEDDKAIKAVNEQVLKGFGLKHGAAHTEFIKCKEDGKIYFLETSSRVGGAHIAEMVAEASNINLWKEWAAIEDSLVKETKYTLPKIKKEYAGIVLTLSKFQHPDLSSFSDPEVCFRVPLDYHAGLIVKSNKQERVLELLNTYADRFGNDFTAIVAQNKVSNLH; encoded by the coding sequence ATGGAAAATCCCAAAACTTTTATCTGTATTTCAAATTATTTCAAAGGCGCCGATTTTTTAATTCATTTAAAAAATTTAGGAAACAAAGTCTATTTAGTAACCAGCGAAAAACTGAGGAATTCCCCTTGGCCAAAAGAACATATTGATGAAATTTTTTATATGGAAGGCCAAGATATAGAATGGAATTTAGAGCATTTATTATTGGGAGTGGGTAACTTAATGAAATCTACTAAAATAGACGCAATAGTCGCTCTTGATGATTATGATGTAGAAAAAGCAACCTATCTTAGAGAGAATCTTCGAATTGACGGAATGGGGCAAACCACAGGACGTTATTTTAGGGACAAACTCGCTATGCGCATGAGAGCAAAAAGTTGTGGCATTTCAATTCCTGCTTTTTGTTCTTTATTTAATGATCATGACATCAATACTTTTGCAGATACAATTCCAGCTCCTTGGGTTTTAAAACCGCGTTCCGAAGCTTCTGCAAATGGAATTATAAAAGTATACGATAAAGAAAGTTTATGGATTCACATCAACGAAATGGGGAACAATCGATTCAAATATCTATTGGAACAATTCAAACCCGGTGATGTTTACCATTGTGACAGTTTGATTTTAGACCGTAAAATTTTGTTCAGTCTGACTTCAAAATATTTAGCAACGCCAATGGAAATTTCTCAAGGTGGTGGCGTATTCCGTTCGGCTACTATTCCATATGATTCAGAAGATGACAAAGCTATAAAAGCTGTTAATGAACAAGTTTTGAAGGGTTTTGGATTAAAACACGGCGCAGCACATACTGAATTTATAAAATGCAAAGAAGACGGAAAAATCTACTTTCTGGAAACGTCATCAAGAGTCGGTGGAGCGCATATAGCCGAAATGGTAGCGGAAGCTTCAAATATAAATTTATGGAAAGAGTGGGCAGCAATTGAAGATTCTTTGGTAAAAGAAACCAAATATACTCTACCAAAAATAAAAAAAGAATATGCCGGAATTGTATTGACTTTGTCTAAATTTCAACATCCTGATTTATCCTCTTTTTCAGATCCAGAAGTTTGCTTTAGAGTCCCCCTGGATTATCATGCTGGATTAATTGTTAAATCCAACAAACAGGAAAGAGTTTTAGAACTTTTAAATACTTATGCAGATAGATTCGGAAATGATTTTACTGCGATTGTAGCACAAAATAAAGTTTCTAATTTGCATTAA
- a CDS encoding leucyl aminopeptidase family protein, with amino-acid sequence MTTSTLQNLDNFSGTIIIPVFETYEKSIIPITFDGLEIPAKVFFGKKDTHYLAEQNNSIYLFVGLGKTIDYKSLKTVFRSISAKQKEKLSTNVALVLAENLNENQVEAMLSGLFLGTYDLGHFKLDKKTHPFLEPDFNLKLFSEKDFLAAAKKGIKIAKAQLETYNLVDLPPNIVNPKYLAKWAQDKGKKYGFEVEVLNFEAAKIAKLGAFLAVGKGSENEPQFVIMTYTPKENITNLKHIGLVGKGITFDTGGLNIKTAGMLHMKCDMAGGAAVFGAMQLIADLQLPVKVTAIVPCAENSVDAKSFLPSDVIHSYSGHSIEIIDTDAEGRLILADGLSYLITNYKPEYIVDIATLTGSSVGTFGYECGALFTNNEEISKKLQLSGDAIGERLWPLPLWDAYKSDIESDIADVKNYSGKPVAGAISAAKFLEYFTQEHKAWAHLDIAGVAFGDDEFAKSKHATAYGVHLLTKFIENL; translated from the coding sequence ATGACAACAAGTACCCTTCAAAACCTAGATAATTTTTCAGGAACTATTATAATTCCCGTTTTTGAAACCTATGAAAAAAGTATTATTCCAATCACTTTTGACGGATTAGAAATTCCGGCGAAAGTTTTTTTTGGAAAGAAAGACACGCACTATCTTGCCGAACAAAACAACTCTATTTATTTGTTTGTCGGATTGGGAAAAACCATTGATTATAAATCATTGAAAACCGTTTTTCGAAGTATTTCTGCTAAACAAAAAGAAAAATTAAGTACAAACGTTGCTTTAGTTTTAGCTGAAAATCTAAACGAGAATCAAGTGGAAGCGATGCTTTCCGGATTATTTTTAGGCACCTATGATTTGGGGCATTTCAAATTAGATAAAAAAACACATCCTTTTTTAGAACCAGATTTTAATTTGAAATTATTCTCCGAAAAGGATTTTTTGGCTGCAGCCAAAAAAGGAATCAAAATAGCCAAAGCCCAACTCGAAACCTATAATTTAGTTGATTTACCTCCAAATATTGTCAACCCGAAATACTTGGCCAAATGGGCTCAGGATAAAGGAAAAAAATATGGATTTGAGGTCGAAGTTCTTAATTTTGAAGCAGCCAAAATAGCAAAATTAGGCGCTTTTTTAGCGGTAGGAAAAGGCAGTGAAAACGAACCACAATTTGTTATCATGACCTACACACCAAAAGAAAATATAACCAATCTCAAACATATTGGTCTGGTGGGCAAAGGAATTACTTTTGATACCGGCGGTTTGAATATAAAAACAGCCGGAATGCTTCATATGAAATGTGATATGGCCGGAGGAGCAGCTGTATTTGGAGCGATGCAACTAATTGCGGATTTACAATTGCCTGTAAAAGTAACTGCAATTGTTCCTTGTGCCGAAAATTCAGTAGATGCTAAATCCTTCCTGCCAAGCGATGTGATTCATAGTTACAGCGGGCATTCCATTGAAATTATCGACACTGATGCTGAAGGAAGATTAATCTTAGCTGACGGACTTTCTTATCTAATTACAAATTACAAACCAGAATATATCGTTGATATTGCTACGCTTACCGGAAGTAGCGTAGGAACATTTGGTTATGAATGTGGAGCTTTGTTTACCAATAATGAAGAAATCTCAAAAAAATTACAGCTATCAGGTGACGCCATTGGAGAACGTTTGTGGCCGTTACCACTTTGGGATGCCTACAAATCCGATATTGAAAGTGATATTGCCGATGTTAAAAATTACAGCGGAAAACCAGTTGCAGGAGCCATTAGCGCGGCTAAATTTTTAGAATATTTTACACAAGAACATAAAGCTTGGGCACATCTTGATATTGCAGGTGTCGCTTTTGGAGATGATGAATTTGCAAAAAGTAAACATGCAACGGCGTATGGAGTACATTTATTAACTAAATTCATTGAAAATTTATAG
- a CDS encoding alpha/beta hydrolase, which produces MQANISESNSFKTQTETGLYIILTTDEDDMRPVYISGNFNNWKTQDNDFMMEQIGINSYHFKFPLGFDYPETLLYKFTKGDWSEVEIDPNGNRTENRSTKLHTGIQKEHVARWRKNWLPFKQSYLPKVQLISDEFEIPQLNKTRKIWALLPHDYDKTEERYPVMYLQDAQNLFNEKAAFGNWEIDKKLAVMSEYKIGNIIIIAIEHAEEDRVKEYNVGKTVLGKGQGKKYIRFVTDTLKPFVDANFRTKTEREHTGIGGSSMGGLVSIFSGLKNPEVYGKLMIFSPSLWVVPELKINPKKAFSADTKIYLYAGGNESETMIEHTHAFYEKLVTTEFVKDKTKINLSINRHGTHSETYWSDEFPKAIEWLFFQSK; this is translated from the coding sequence ATGCAAGCGAATATTTCAGAAAGTAACTCTTTTAAAACACAAACAGAAACGGGGCTATATATTATTTTAACCACCGATGAAGACGACATGCGTCCGGTATATATCTCCGGAAATTTCAACAATTGGAAAACGCAGGATAATGATTTTATGATGGAACAAATTGGAATTAATTCCTATCATTTTAAATTTCCTCTTGGTTTTGATTATCCCGAAACATTATTGTACAAGTTTACCAAAGGCGATTGGAGCGAAGTGGAAATCGACCCAAACGGAAATCGTACTGAAAACCGTTCAACCAAATTGCATACTGGAATTCAAAAAGAACATGTAGCGAGATGGCGAAAAAACTGGTTGCCTTTCAAGCAATCCTATTTACCAAAAGTGCAATTAATTTCAGATGAATTTGAGATTCCACAACTGAATAAAACGAGAAAAATATGGGCCTTACTACCGCATGATTACGACAAAACAGAAGAACGTTATCCTGTAATGTATTTACAAGATGCTCAAAACTTGTTTAATGAAAAAGCCGCATTTGGTAACTGGGAAATCGACAAGAAACTAGCCGTAATGTCCGAATACAAAATTGGAAACATTATCATTATAGCCATTGAACATGCCGAAGAAGATAGAGTAAAAGAATATAATGTAGGTAAAACAGTACTAGGAAAAGGACAGGGTAAAAAATACATTCGTTTTGTTACCGATACATTAAAACCATTTGTTGACGCTAATTTTAGAACCAAAACAGAACGAGAACACACAGGAATAGGAGGAAGCTCTATGGGCGGATTAGTTAGTATTTTTAGCGGATTGAAGAATCCCGAAGTATACGGAAAACTGATGATTTTTTCGCCATCGCTTTGGGTAGTTCCTGAACTTAAAATTAATCCAAAAAAAGCCTTTTCAGCGGATACAAAAATCTATTTGTATGCAGGAGGAAACGAAAGTGAAACCATGATTGAGCATACTCATGCATTTTACGAAAAGTTGGTTACAACTGAATTTGTTAAAGACAAAACCAAAATCAATTTAAGCATCAACAGGCACGGAACGCATAGCGAAACCTATTGGAGCGATGAATTTCCCAAAGCAATTGAATGGTTGTTTTTTCAATCAAAATAA
- the hisIE gene encoding bifunctional phosphoribosyl-AMP cyclohydrolase/phosphoribosyl-ATP diphosphatase HisIE, with product MNIDFSKSAHGLIPAIIQDNETKSVLMLGYMNAEAYQKTIDTQKVTFYSRSKQRLWTKGEESGNFLNLVSIKNDCDDDTLLIQVNPVGPTCHNGTDTCWAEENKSDYGFISHLESTIKVRRENADSEKSYVASLFEKGINKIAQKVGEEAVEVVIEAKDDNDDLFLSESADLLFHYLILLQAKGFQLEDVVNVLKSRQK from the coding sequence ATGAACATAGATTTTTCAAAAAGCGCACATGGATTAATTCCTGCAATCATTCAAGATAACGAAACAAAATCTGTTTTGATGTTAGGGTACATGAATGCCGAAGCTTATCAAAAAACAATTGATACTCAAAAAGTAACTTTTTACAGCCGTTCTAAACAAAGACTTTGGACAAAAGGCGAAGAAAGCGGTAATTTTTTGAATTTGGTTTCCATCAAAAATGACTGTGATGATGATACCTTATTAATTCAAGTGAATCCCGTGGGGCCAACCTGTCACAACGGAACGGATACGTGTTGGGCTGAAGAAAACAAGTCTGATTATGGCTTTATTTCTCATTTAGAAAGCACAATAAAAGTTCGTAGAGAAAATGCTGATTCTGAGAAAAGCTATGTTGCTTCTTTGTTCGAAAAAGGAATTAATAAAATAGCTCAAAAAGTAGGAGAGGAAGCGGTAGAAGTGGTTATTGAAGCCAAAGATGATAATGATGATTTATTTTTGAGTGAAAGTGCTGATTTACTTTTTCATTATCTAATATTATTACAAGCCAAAGGATTTCAACTAGAAGACGTTGTGAATGTTTTAAAAAGCCGTCAGAAATAG
- the hisF gene encoding imidazole glycerol phosphate synthase subunit HisF — protein MLTKRIIPCLDIKNGRTVKGVNFVDLRDAGDPVELAKIYSDEGADELVFLDISATEERRRTLIDLVRKVAETINIPFTVGGGISAVEDVEVLLQNGADKVSINSSAVKNPQLINDLAQKFGSQCVVVAIDAKQIDGEWIVHLVGGKVPTELRLFDWAKEVEERGAGEILFTSMNHDGTKNGFANEALATLSELVNIPIIASGGAGNMQHFVDTFVEGKADAALAASVFHFKEIEIKTLKKELKNNNIEVRI, from the coding sequence ATGTTAACAAAAAGAATAATTCCTTGCCTCGACATAAAAAACGGAAGAACCGTAAAAGGGGTTAATTTTGTGGACTTGCGAGATGCAGGTGATCCCGTAGAATTAGCCAAAATTTATTCGGATGAAGGAGCGGATGAATTGGTTTTTCTTGATATTTCTGCAACGGAAGAACGAAGAAGAACCTTGATTGATTTAGTTCGCAAAGTGGCGGAAACCATCAATATTCCATTTACTGTTGGTGGAGGAATTTCAGCAGTTGAAGATGTGGAAGTATTGTTACAAAATGGAGCGGATAAAGTTTCTATTAATTCCTCGGCGGTAAAAAATCCGCAGTTAATTAATGATTTGGCACAAAAATTTGGTAGCCAATGTGTAGTTGTAGCTATTGATGCCAAGCAAATTGATGGTGAATGGATCGTACATCTTGTAGGAGGAAAAGTACCTACAGAATTGCGATTATTTGACTGGGCAAAAGAAGTTGAAGAACGCGGTGCAGGAGAGATCCTTTTTACATCAATGAATCATGATGGAACAAAGAATGGATTTGCTAATGAAGCTTTGGCAACACTTTCTGAATTGGTGAATATTCCCATAATTGCTTCTGGTGGCGCAGGAAATATGCAACATTTTGTGGATACTTTTGTGGAAGGAAAAGCTGATGCAGCATTGGCGGCAAGCGTATTTCATTTTAAGGAAATTGAAATAAAAACATTGAAAAAAGAACTTAAAAACAACAATATAGAAGTACGTATTTAA
- a CDS encoding four helix bundle protein: protein MSSDVIKIKSFSFAIRIVNLYKTLNTRSEYVMSKQILRSGTSIGANIREAKNAESKADFIHKMGISQKEADETLYWLELLQATNYISNEEFLSLNNDGIEVLKLIKSIIITSKNNIKKT, encoded by the coding sequence ATGAGTTCAGATGTAATAAAAATTAAAAGTTTTTCTTTTGCCATTAGAATTGTTAATTTATATAAAACTTTAAATACCAGAAGTGAGTATGTAATGAGTAAACAAATTTTGCGTTCTGGAACTTCTATCGGTGCAAACATTAGAGAAGCAAAAAATGCGGAAAGTAAAGCTGATTTTATTCATAAGATGGGAATTTCTCAAAAAGAAGCAGATGAAACTTTATATTGGCTAGAATTGTTACAAGCGACAAATTATATTTCAAATGAAGAATTTTTAAGTTTAAATAATGATGGAATAGAAGTCTTAAAATTAATAAAAAGCATAATTATTACTTCTAAAAATAATATCAAAAAAACTTAA
- the hisA gene encoding 1-(5-phosphoribosyl)-5-[(5-phosphoribosylamino)methylideneamino]imidazole-4-carboxamide isomerase, producing the protein MRIIPAIDIIEGKCVRLSKGDYNTKIIYNENPLEVAKSFEAHGIEYLHLVDLDGAKSSKIVNYKILEQIATQTKLKIDFGGGLKADSDLKIAFESGANQITGGSIAVKNRAIFEKWIAEYGADKIILGADANNEKVAVSGWLEDSNEDLVPFIQDYQNKGIQYVICTDIAKDGMLEGPSFDLYAKILAEAKSIKLIASGGISTFDELPKLAELGCEGTIIGKAIYEGRISLKQLENYILSIKS; encoded by the coding sequence ATGAGAATAATACCTGCAATAGATATCATAGAAGGTAAATGTGTTCGCTTATCGAAAGGCGATTACAATACCAAAATCATATACAACGAAAATCCGCTGGAAGTGGCAAAATCATTCGAAGCACACGGAATCGAATATTTACATTTAGTAGATTTAGACGGAGCAAAATCCAGCAAAATTGTCAATTATAAAATATTGGAACAAATTGCCACACAAACCAAATTGAAAATTGATTTTGGAGGTGGATTAAAAGCAGATTCTGATTTGAAAATTGCTTTTGAATCTGGAGCAAACCAAATAACAGGAGGAAGTATTGCCGTAAAAAATAGAGCGATTTTCGAAAAATGGATTGCAGAATACGGTGCGGATAAAATTATTTTGGGAGCAGATGCTAATAATGAAAAAGTAGCTGTTTCGGGTTGGTTAGAAGATTCAAATGAAGATTTAGTGCCATTTATACAAGATTATCAAAACAAAGGAATTCAGTACGTAATTTGCACTGATATTGCCAAAGACGGAATGCTTGAAGGACCAAGTTTCGATTTATACGCTAAGATTTTGGCGGAAGCCAAAAGTATAAAATTGATTGCTTCAGGAGGAATTTCTACTTTTGATGAATTGCCTAAACTTGCTGAATTAGGTTGCGAAGGGACTATAATTGGTAAAGCAATTTACGAAGGAAGAATTTCGTTGAAACAACTGGAAAACTATATTTTAAGTATAAAGTCATAA
- the hisH gene encoding imidazole glycerol phosphate synthase subunit HisH gives MKIVIINYGAGNIQSIMFAIERLGFHAVLSNNPDEIKAADKVIFPGVGEASYAMKMLQESGLDTLIPTLKQPVFGICLGMQLMCNSSEEGDTKGLGIFDVDVVKFSSKVKVPQMGWNNIYNLKSDLFKGISENEYMYLVHSFYAPICAETIATTNYELEYSSALENDNFYGTQFHPEKSGDIGEQILGNFLKL, from the coding sequence ATGAAAATTGTTATCATAAATTACGGAGCAGGAAACATTCAAAGCATCATGTTTGCCATCGAAAGACTAGGTTTTCATGCGGTTTTGAGTAACAATCCAGACGAAATAAAAGCAGCTGATAAAGTCATCTTTCCTGGAGTGGGAGAGGCAAGTTATGCCATGAAAATGTTGCAGGAAAGCGGTTTGGATACCTTGATTCCAACATTAAAACAACCCGTTTTTGGAATTTGTTTAGGAATGCAATTGATGTGTAATTCTTCCGAAGAAGGGGATACGAAAGGATTGGGAATTTTTGATGTGGATGTGGTGAAATTTTCATCGAAAGTAAAAGTGCCACAAATGGGCTGGAACAATATTTACAATCTAAAATCGGATTTGTTCAAAGGAATTTCCGAGAACGAATACATGTATTTGGTTCACAGTTTTTACGCTCCAATTTGTGCTGAAACTATTGCGACAACCAATTACGAGTTGGAATATTCATCGGCTTTAGAAAATGATAATTTCTATGGAACTCAATTTCACCCCGAAAAAAGTGGAGATATAGGAGAACAAATTCTTGGGAATTTTTTAAAATTATAA
- the hisB gene encoding bifunctional histidinol-phosphatase/imidazoleglycerol-phosphate dehydratase HisB, protein MKKILFIDRDGTMVLEPNDYQLDSFEKLEFYPKAFQYLGKIAAELDFELVMVTNQDGLGTDSHPEINFWPVHNLVMKAFENEGVVFSDVFIDKTFPHENVPTRKPGTAMLTKYINNPAYDLENSFVIGDRITDVELAKNLGSKAIFINTDEELGSDEISSKRHELEDIIALQTTEWKTIYEFLKLEERSASIERKTNETDIYIKLNLDGTGKSKIETGIAFFDHMLDQIARHGQMDLEITVKGDLEVDEHHTIEDTAIALGEVFAKALGNKLGIERYGFCLPMDDCLSQVAIDFGGRNWLVWKTEFKREMVGKMPTEMFYHFFKSFSDGAKANINIKAEGTNEHHKIEAIFKAFAKAIKVAVKRDTEKMILPSTKGML, encoded by the coding sequence ATGAAAAAAATACTTTTTATAGATCGTGACGGAACAATGGTTTTGGAACCGAATGATTATCAATTAGACAGTTTTGAAAAATTGGAATTTTATCCAAAAGCCTTTCAATATCTTGGAAAAATTGCCGCTGAATTGGATTTTGAGTTGGTAATGGTGACCAATCAAGATGGTTTAGGAACGGATTCTCATCCCGAAATTAACTTTTGGCCAGTTCATAATTTAGTGATGAAAGCATTTGAAAATGAAGGAGTCGTTTTTAGTGATGTTTTTATCGACAAAACATTTCCTCACGAAAATGTACCAACTCGTAAGCCTGGAACAGCTATGTTGACTAAATACATCAATAATCCAGCATACGATTTAGAAAATTCATTCGTAATTGGAGACAGAATAACTGACGTAGAATTAGCGAAAAACCTAGGTTCAAAAGCTATTTTTATCAACACTGACGAAGAGTTGGGAAGTGATGAAATATCCTCTAAAAGACACGAATTAGAAGATATTATTGCTTTGCAAACTACAGAATGGAAAACGATTTATGAGTTTTTGAAATTAGAGGAACGTTCCGCTTCCATAGAAAGAAAAACAAATGAAACCGATATTTATATTAAACTAAACCTTGACGGAACTGGGAAAAGTAAAATTGAAACTGGGATTGCTTTTTTTGACCACATGTTAGATCAAATCGCACGTCACGGACAAATGGACTTGGAAATCACCGTAAAAGGAGATTTAGAAGTCGATGAACACCACACTATTGAAGATACAGCTATTGCGCTTGGAGAAGTTTTTGCCAAAGCATTAGGAAACAAATTAGGAATAGAAAGATACGGTTTTTGTTTGCCAATGGATGATTGTTTATCACAAGTAGCCATTGATTTTGGAGGGAGAAACTGGTTGGTTTGGAAAACTGAATTCAAACGTGAAATGGTGGGTAAGATGCCGACAGAAATGTTTTATCATTTCTTCAAATCATTCTCGGATGGAGCAAAAGCTAATATCAACATTAAAGCCGAAGGCACTAACGAACATCACAAAATCGAAGCTATTTTCAAGGCTTTCGCCAAAGCGATAAAAGTGGCCGTAAAACGTGATACTGAAAAAATGATTTTACCAAGCACGAAAGGAATGCTTTAA
- the hisC gene encoding histidinol-phosphate transaminase, with product MKNNFDINTFVRENVKSMKPYSSARDEFEDFDTADMIFLDANENPFENGVNRYPDPQQSSVKVVLAKQKKVKTNQILLGNGSDEVLDLLFRAFCEPKVDNVITLPPTYGMYGVLANINAVENKEILLSTDFQPQIEKIMNAVDENTKIIFLCSPNNPTGNSFSDENVAYLLKNFNGLVVIDEAYIDFSQKESWVNKLDEYPNLIITQTLSKAYGLAGIRLGICYASAEVISVLNKIKPPYNVNELTQQRAIFRLGNEAKINSEIESIIAQRTDLLKVLLNVKFVEKIYPTEANFILIKVDDANKRYDELIAKGIVIRNRTTQPLCENTLRLTIGTEVENKKLIEALSSL from the coding sequence ATGAAAAATAATTTTGATATAAATACTTTTGTCCGTGAAAACGTAAAGTCAATGAAGCCTTATTCTTCGGCTCGTGATGAGTTCGAGGATTTTGATACCGCAGATATGATTTTTTTGGATGCTAATGAAAACCCTTTTGAAAACGGGGTAAACAGGTATCCAGATCCACAACAAAGCAGTGTGAAAGTTGTTTTGGCCAAACAAAAAAAGGTTAAAACAAATCAAATTTTATTAGGAAACGGAAGCGATGAAGTTTTGGATTTATTATTCCGTGCTTTTTGTGAACCAAAAGTGGACAATGTAATTACTCTACCACCAACCTACGGAATGTACGGTGTTTTAGCCAATATCAATGCTGTTGAAAACAAAGAAATTTTACTTTCAACTGATTTTCAGCCACAGATTGAAAAAATCATGAACGCTGTTGATGAGAATACCAAAATCATCTTTTTATGTTCTCCAAATAATCCAACCGGAAATTCATTTTCGGATGAAAACGTTGCTTATTTGTTGAAAAACTTCAATGGTTTAGTGGTTATAGATGAAGCATATATTGACTTTTCTCAAAAAGAAAGTTGGGTTAACAAGTTAGATGAATATCCAAATTTAATTATCACGCAAACCCTTTCAAAAGCTTACGGTTTAGCAGGAATCCGTTTGGGAATTTGCTATGCATCTGCTGAAGTAATTTCGGTTTTAAATAAAATTAAGCCGCCATACAACGTAAACGAATTAACGCAACAAAGAGCTATTTTTAGACTTGGAAATGAAGCTAAAATAAATTCGGAAATAGAATCTATTATAGCACAAAGAACTGATTTACTTAAAGTGTTGCTTAATGTTAAATTTGTTGAGAAAATCTATCCGACAGAAGCTAATTTCATCTTGATAAAAGTGGATGACGCGAATAAAAGATACGATGAACTAATCGCAAAAGGAATCGTAATTCGTAACAGAACGACCCAACCTTTATGTGAGAACACCTTGCGTTTAACTATTGGAACGGAAGTAGAAAATAAAAAATTGATAGAAGCTTTGTCTTCTTTATAA
- the hisD gene encoding histidinol dehydrogenase, with protein sequence MNKIYNPKPETWSSILERPTKTVDDIEATVKEIFKEIQKKGDIAVAKYTSLFDGAALDTIQVTKAEIELAVATVPSELKKAIQLAKSNIKKFHSAQKTDRVSVETIEGVNCWQEKRPIQKIGLYIPGGTAPLFSTVLMLAVPAEIAGCNEVVLCSPPDKNGNINPAILYAANLCGVTKILKVGGIQAIAGMTFGTESISKVYKIFGPGNQFVTVAKQLATQFGVAIDMPAGPSELLIVADNTAVPAFVASDLLSQAEHGADSQVILVSTSKKLIDAVEKEVQIQLDVLPRKAIAEKAIANSKLIYVENDTIALELINEYGPEHFIICSEFDDFYSNGIHNAGSVFIGNYTPESAGDYASGTNHTLPTNGYAKNYSGVNLDSFTKTMTFQKISAKGIQNIGKAIEIMAEAEGLQAHKNAVTLRLKAIENEK encoded by the coding sequence ATGAATAAAATCTACAACCCAAAACCTGAAACTTGGTCTTCTATTTTAGAAAGACCAACCAAAACTGTTGATGATATTGAAGCAACAGTAAAAGAAATTTTCAAGGAAATACAAAAAAAAGGGGATATTGCTGTTGCAAAATATACGTCGCTTTTTGACGGTGCTGCATTAGATACAATTCAAGTTACCAAAGCCGAAATAGAACTAGCAGTCGCAACAGTTCCTTCGGAATTAAAAAAAGCCATTCAACTGGCGAAATCTAACATAAAAAAATTCCATTCTGCTCAAAAAACCGATAGAGTTTCTGTTGAAACAATTGAAGGCGTGAATTGCTGGCAAGAAAAAAGACCAATTCAAAAAATAGGTTTATACATTCCCGGAGGAACCGCCCCTTTATTTTCTACAGTACTAATGCTGGCTGTTCCCGCAGAAATTGCAGGTTGTAATGAAGTCGTATTGTGTTCTCCTCCCGATAAAAACGGAAATATAAACCCAGCTATTTTATATGCGGCTAATTTATGTGGTGTAACCAAAATTCTAAAAGTAGGCGGAATACAAGCCATTGCAGGAATGACTTTTGGAACCGAATCAATTTCTAAAGTGTATAAAATTTTTGGACCTGGAAATCAATTTGTTACTGTAGCTAAACAATTAGCCACCCAATTTGGAGTTGCTATCGATATGCCTGCAGGACCTTCCGAATTGTTGATAGTTGCTGATAATACAGCAGTTCCGGCATTCGTAGCTTCCGATTTGCTTTCGCAAGCAGAACACGGAGCAGACAGTCAAGTGATTTTAGTTTCCACTTCAAAAAAATTAATAGATGCTGTTGAAAAAGAAGTTCAAATTCAACTGGATGTATTACCAAGAAAAGCCATTGCCGAGAAAGCGATTGCAAATTCTAAATTGATTTATGTTGAAAATGACACCATTGCATTAGAATTAATCAACGAATACGGTCCAGAACACTTCATTATTTGTTCAGAATTTGATGATTTTTACAGTAATGGAATTCATAATGCCGGTTCTGTCTTTATTGGAAATTACACCCCGGAAAGCGCTGGTGATTATGCCTCTGGAACGAATCATACCTTACCAACAAACGGTTATGCTAAAAATTATAGCGGTGTAAATTTGGACAGTTTTACCAAAACCATGACTTTTCAGAAAATTTCTGCAAAGGGAATTCAAAATATTGGAAAAGCCATCGAAATTATGGCAGAAGCAGAAGGATTACAAGCACACAAAAATGCAGTTACATTACGTTTAAAAGCGATTGAAAATGAAAAATAA